In the genome of Methanobrevibacter ruminantium, one region contains:
- a CDS encoding exodeoxyribonuclease VII large subunit: MELNDKIIFKVALVTSLVGIMGMLIFASYIEPKEIQIKDITRNNIGETVAVTGVIESIKESSSGSSCFMELNDGTGKINLIIFESTLVELKDAGNDLDSFKNHKVEVIGSITEYKSSMELILSNSNSIKLVS, translated from the coding sequence ATGGAATTAAATGATAAAATAATTTTTAAAGTTGCATTGGTTACATCACTTGTAGGAATTATGGGAATGCTGATTTTTGCATCTTATATTGAACCAAAGGAAATTCAAATAAAGGACATTACAAGAAACAATATTGGTGAGACTGTAGCGGTCACAGGAGTGATTGAATCGATTAAGGAGTCTTCAAGTGGAAGCTCTTGCTTTATGGAGTTGAATGATGGCACTGGGAAGATAAATCTGATTATCTTTGAATCGACATTAGTGGAGCTTAAGGATGCTGGAAATGATTTGGACAGCTTTAAGAATCATAAAGTGGAGGTAATTGGCAGCATAACAGAATACAAGTCTTCAATGGAACTTATTTTATCCAATTCAAATTCTATTAAATTGGTTTCTTAA